Proteins encoded by one window of Pseudonocardia sp. HH130629-09:
- a CDS encoding acyl-CoA dehydrogenase, producing MNSEFDSYRLSDEHMALREAVRDLAEKEIAPHAAEVDEQGRYPVEAREALVKAGFQAVIIPEEYGGQGADELAGCIVIEEVARVCASSSLIPGVNGLGLTPILLSASDELKKQVLPSVASGEAMVSYALSEREAGSDAASMKTRARRDGDEWVLNGTKCWISNAGESTWYTVMAVTDPEKKANGISAFVVHKDDPGFVVGTKERKLGIHGSPTREIHFEDARIPADRIIGAEGTGFKTALRTLDHTRPTIGSQAVGIAQGALDVATQYMKERKQFGKHLAEFQGLQFMLADMAMKVEAARQLCYVAASRAERDEPGLGFISSAAKCFASDTAMQVTTDAVQLLGGAGYTRDFPAERMMRDAKITQIYEGTNQIQRMVMARSLLK from the coding sequence ATGAACAGCGAGTTCGACAGCTACCGGCTCAGTGACGAGCACATGGCCCTCCGTGAGGCGGTCCGGGACCTGGCGGAGAAGGAGATCGCCCCGCACGCCGCCGAGGTCGACGAGCAGGGCCGGTACCCCGTCGAGGCGCGCGAAGCGCTGGTCAAGGCCGGTTTCCAGGCCGTGATCATCCCCGAGGAGTACGGCGGCCAGGGCGCCGACGAGCTCGCTGGCTGCATCGTGATCGAGGAGGTCGCGCGGGTCTGCGCGTCGTCGTCGCTGATCCCGGGGGTCAACGGGCTCGGGCTGACCCCGATCCTGCTGTCGGCCTCGGACGAGCTGAAGAAGCAGGTTCTCCCGTCGGTCGCCTCCGGCGAGGCCATGGTGAGCTACGCGCTGTCCGAGCGCGAGGCCGGCTCCGACGCCGCGTCGATGAAGACCCGCGCCCGCCGCGATGGCGACGAGTGGGTGCTCAACGGCACCAAGTGCTGGATCTCCAACGCCGGCGAGTCGACCTGGTACACGGTCATGGCGGTCACCGACCCGGAGAAGAAGGCCAACGGGATCTCGGCGTTCGTGGTGCACAAGGACGACCCGGGCTTCGTCGTCGGGACCAAGGAGCGCAAGCTCGGCATCCACGGCTCGCCCACCCGTGAGATCCACTTCGAGGACGCCCGCATCCCGGCGGACCGGATCATCGGTGCCGAGGGCACCGGCTTCAAGACCGCGCTGCGCACCCTGGATCACACGCGTCCGACCATCGGCTCGCAGGCCGTCGGCATCGCCCAGGGCGCGCTCGACGTCGCGACGCAGTACATGAAGGAGCGCAAGCAGTTCGGCAAGCACCTGGCCGAGTTCCAGGGCCTGCAGTTCATGCTCGCCGACATGGCGATGAAGGTCGAGGCCGCCCGCCAGCTCTGCTACGTCGCCGCCTCGCGCGCCGAGCGCGACGAGCCCGGACTCGGCTTCATCTCCTCGGCCGCCAAGTGCTTCGCCTCCGACACCGCGATGCAGGTGACCACCGACGCCGTCCAGCTGCTCGGCGGAGCGGGCTACACCCGTGACTTCCCGGCCGAGCGCATGATGCGCGACGCGAAGATCACCCAGATCTACGAGGGCACCAACCAGATCCAGCGCATGGTGATGGCGCGTTCGCTGCTCAAGTGA